A genomic window from Lineus longissimus chromosome 17, tnLinLong1.2, whole genome shotgun sequence includes:
- the LOC135501902 gene encoding serine/threonine-protein phosphatase 6 regulatory ankyrin repeat subunit B-like isoform X1, with amino-acid sequence MDPLIIIASIIGDKNLVAQLITAGANIECKDNGGNTPIIIASTNGHQEVVDLLIKAGANIECKNISGNTPIIIASIKGHQEVVDLLIKAGANIECKGNGGNTPIIFASINGHQEVVDLLIKAGANIECKDNDGNTPIIIASINGHQEVVDLLIKAGANIECKDNDGNTPIIFASINGHQEVVDLLIKAGANIECKGNGGNTPIIFASIIGHQEVVDLLIKAGANIECKGNGGNTPIIIASINGHQEVVDLLIKAGANIECKDNDGNTPIIIASINGHQEVVDLLIQAGADIECKDNGGNTPIIIASIKGHQEVVDLLIKAGANIECKDNDGNTPIIIASINGHQEVVNLLIKAGANIECIDNGGDTPIIIASIKGHQEVVDLLIKAGANIECKDNDGDTPIIIASIEGHQEVVDLLIKAGANIECKDNDGNTPIIFASINGHQEVVDLLIKAGANIECKDNDGDTPIIIASIEGHQEVVDLLIKAGANIECKDNGGNTPIIIASIEGHQEVVDLLIKAGADIEHTNNEGRTPFGCVSIEGHKEVVDLLIKAGANIEHTNNEGRTPFGCVSIEGHKEVVDLLIKAGANIECIDNGGNTPIIIASTNEHQEVVDLLIKAGANIECKDNDGHTPIIIASINGHQEVVDLLIKAGANIECKDNGGNTPIIITSINGHQEVVDLLIKAGANIECKDNRGNTPIIIASTEGHKDVVDLLVKADAIIEVSNYENDTPIVCAAKWGNVEIVDVLLKAGACSRSSSCGSILNTGATFGQRRVVEYLLRLEMSLEIRDLKGNTPLQNAIIKGHLSVVQLLIRSGADTSTSHPSSESIIYSAASCGHADIVKYLGSRGAQKLLDLPNASGWSPIAKAVSGGHFRTVRQLHQLGADMNCSVNGKGLLHLAAESGCLDIYQYLIIAGLDCKRPNIHGLKAYECFPFQSKLNYQASNRLGHSCEQSLSYVMSRLNEQYATPAYRYKLSELSGALGLGSVNIIEGGVSETIMRFVREKEVVKGSELCGSSAEGTKVQLPDEMDFLRLVHSNHLSRNEMVDNLHGYKYIQIRKIKNRFLSSKVLHEIESQTLESSAKAQESKKSGEIRLRAVAGGGGASVPMTIRWPDDKPSKRIVSDHIVTTLRVDDWPDDWQDDWSDNALQNGESESEVTADVCVYQRTGCILSQADVRRGLASVPVTIKRLENISSSLLISVDIVPIFHVDDWPDDAIKKTWKMDEDTLRKSGYRLVLKPPHKDSEYGRLLPEEDRERMLRISFSHLEPATIAPLDPRIKDAYITAKCLRSPMACGVVIKDTNGVIHFVSHFLTSYLLKTVFLHNIDDFLETNRSLPEMVYIIYSQLEDYLGKGNLPFYWQPSVNLLEGLKLNIAKSHQVAKLMKAIVGRMSRLERGDENHGDDAREDGPGIEAADDEPDIGCYIVELE; translated from the coding sequence ATGGATCCCctaatcatcatcgcctcgattataGGAGACAAAAATCTTGTGGCTCAATTGATTACAGccggggcgaatatagaatgtaaagacaatggcgggaatactccaatcatcatcgcctcgactaatggacaccaagaggtggtggatctattgattaaagcgggggcgaatatagaatgtaaaaacattagcgggaatactccaatcatcatcgcctcgattaaaggacaccaagaggtggtggatctattgattaaagcgggggcgaatatagaatgtaaaggtaatggcgggaatactccaatcatcttcgcctcgattaatggacaccaagaggtggtggatctattgattaaagcgggggcgaatatagaatgtaaagacaatgacgggaatactccaatcatcatcgcctcgattaatggacaccaagaggtggtggatctattgattaaagcgggggcgaatatagaatgtaaagacaatgacgggaatactccaatcatcttcgcctcgattaatggacaccaagaggtggtggatctattgattaaagcgggggcgaatatagaatgtaaaggcaatggcgggaatactccaatcatcttcgCCTCGATTataggacaccaagaggtggtggatctattgattaaagcgggggcgaatatagaatgtaaaggcaatggcgggaatactccaatcatcatcgcctcgattaatggacaccaagaggtggtggatctattgattaaagcgggggcgaatatagaatgtaaagacaatgacgggaatactccaatcatcatcgcctcgattaatggacaccaagaggtggtggatctattgattcaagcgggggcggatatagaatgtaaagacaatggcgggaatactccaatcatcatcgcctcgattaaaggacaccaagaggtggtggatctattgattaaagcgggggcgaatatagaatgtaaagacaatgacgggaatactccaatcatcatcgcctcgattaatggacaccaagaggtggtgaatctattgattaaagcgggggcgaatatagaatgtatagACAATGGGGgagatactccaatcatcatcgcctcgattaaaggacaccaagaggtggtggatctattgattaaagcgggggcgaatatagaatgtaaagacaatgacggggatactccaatcatcatcgcctcgattgaaggacaccaagaggtggtggatctattgattaaagcgggggcgaatatagaatgtaaagacaatgacgggaatactccaatcatcttcgcctcgattaatggacaccaagaggtggtggatctattgattaaagcgggggcgaatatagaatgtaaagacaatgacggggatactccaatcatcatcgcctcgattgaaggacaccaagaggtggtggatctattgattaaagcgggggcgaatatagaatgtaaagacaatggtgggaatactccaatcatcatcgcctcgattgaaggacaccaagaggtggtggatctattgattaaagcgggggcggatatagaaCATACCAACAATGAGGGAAGAACTCCGTTTGGTTGTGTTTCGATTGAAGGAcacaaagaggtggtggatctattgattaaagcgggggcgaatatagaacatACCAACAATGAGGGAAGAACTCCGTTTGGTTGTGTTTCGATTGAAGGAcacaaagaggtggtggatctattgattaaagcgggggcgaatatagaatgtatagACAATGgggggaatactccaatcatcatcgcctcgactaatgaacaccaagaggtggtggatctattgattaaagcgggggcgaatatagaatgtaaagacaatgacgggcatactccaatcatcatcgcctcgattaatggacaccaagaggtggtggatctattgattaaagcgggggcgaatatagaatgtaaagacaatggggggaatactccaatcatcatcacctcgattaatggacaccaagaggtggtggatctattgattaaagcgggggcaaatatagaatgtaaagacaatcgcgggaatactccaatcatcatcgcctcgactgaAGGACATAAGGATGTGGTGGATCTATTAGTTAAAGCGGATGCAATTATTGAAGTCAGTAACTATGAAAACGACACTCCGATAGTTTGCGCAGCTAAATGGGGTAATGTTGAAATTGTAGACGTTTTGTTGAAAGCAGGTGCTTGTTCCAGAAGTTCTAGTTGTGGATCGATATTAAATACCGGTGCAACGTTTGGTCAACGACGGGTCGTTGAATATCTTTTGAGACTCGAAATGTCATTAGAAATCCGTGACTTGAAAGGAAACACCCCACTTCAAAATGCAATCATAAAGGGTCATCTCTCAGTGGTCCAACTCCTAATAAGGAGTGGAGCAGATACATCCACATCACACCCTTCGTCGGAGAGTATTATATATTCTGCTGCTTCGTGTGGCCATGCCGATATCGTGAAATACTTGGGAAGCAGAGGTGCACAGAAGTTATTGGATTTGCCCAATGCCAGTGGGTGGTCGCCTATTGCCAAGGCAGTTTCAGGTGGTCATTTTCGGACAGTTAGACAACTTCATCAGCTTGGAGCTGACATGAACTGCAGTGTAAATGGAAAAGGACTGCTTCATCTAGCAGCTGAGTCCGGTTGCCTAgatatctatcaatatcttattaTCGCTGGGCTTGACTGCAAACGACCCAACATCCATGGATTGAAGGCTTATGAATGCTTCCCCTTTCAATCAAAACTTAATTATCAAGCAAGCAACCGATTAGGACATTCCTGCGAACAAAGTCTCTCTTACGTCATGTCGCGATTAAATGAGCAATATGCTACACCCGCGTATAGATACAAACTTTCAGAACTATCTGGTGCACTGGGACTAGGCAGCGTGAATATTATCGAGGGTGGTGTTTCAGAAACTATCATGAGGTTTGTAAGGGAGAAGGAGGTTGTTAAGGGTTCAGAGTTATGCGGAAGTTCGGCTGAGGGCACGAAGGTTCAGCTGCCTGATGAAATGGACTTCCTTAGATTGGTACATTCAAATCATCTCTCTCGAAACGAAATGGTTGACAACTTACATGGATATAAGTATAtacaaattagaaaaattaagaacaggtttTTATCAAGTAAAGTACTCCATGAGATTGAAAGCCAAACCCTAGAATCTAGCGCAAAAGCCCAAGAGTCTAAAAAAAGCGGAGAAATCCGTTTGAGGGCAGTTGCTGGAGGAGGCGGTGCCAGTGTTCCTATGACTATCAGATGGCCCGATGATAAACCTTCAAAACGCATTGTCTCAGACCATATAGTAACAACCTTACGTGTAGATGATTGGCCCGATGATTGGCAAGATGATTGGTCCGATAATGCACTACAGAACGGAGAGTCTGAAAGTGAGGTAACGGCGGACGTTTGTGTTTATCAACGGACCGGATGCATCTTATCTCAAGCTGATGTTAGAAGAGGATTGGCCAGTGTTCCTGTGACTATCAAAAGGCTTGAAAATATATCATCCAGTCTCCTTATCTCTGTGGATATAGTACCGATATTTCATGTTGATGATTGGCCAGACGATGCTATCAAGAAGACCTGGAAGATGGACGAGGACACCTTGAGGAAGAGTGGGTATAGGCTGGTCCTCAAACCGCCACACAAGGACAGTGAGTACGGACGGTTGCTACCCGAGGAAGACAGAGAAAGAATGTTGCGGATCTCCTTCTCTCATCTAGAACCTGCCACAATCGCACCTTTGGATCCAAGAATCAAAGACGCATACATCACAGCAAAGTGTCTGAGGTCACCTATGGCATGTGGCGTTGTGATTAAAGACACGAACGGCGTCATACATTTCGTCAGTCACTTCCTTACGAGCTACCTCCTGAAGACAGTCTTCCTCCATAACATAGACGACTTCCTTGAGACAAACAGGAGCCTGCCAGAGATGGTCTACATCATCTACAGCCAACTTGAGGATTACCTCGGCAAGGGCAACCTACCGTTCTACTGGCAGCCCAGCGTCAATCTGCTGGAAGGCTTGAAACTCAACATAGCCAAGTCTCATCAAGTCGCCAAGTTGATGAAGGCAATCGTTGGTAGGATGTCCCGCCTGGAGCGTGGTGATGAGAACCATGGTGACGATGCGAGGGAAGATGGGCCAGGCATTGAAGCCGCTGATGACGAGCCTGACATAGGTTGTTACATCGTCGAATTAGAATAG
- the LOC135501902 gene encoding ankyrin repeat domain-containing protein 50-like isoform X2 — MDPLIIIASIIGDKNLVAQLITAGANIECKDNGGNTPIIIASTNGHQEVVDLLIKAGANIECKNISGNTPIIIASIKGHQEVVDLLIKAGANIECKGNGGNTPIIFASINGHQEVVDLLIKAGANIECKDNDGNTPIIIASINGHQEVVDLLIKAGANIECKDNDGNTPIIFASINGHQEVVDLLIKAGANIECKGNGGNTPIIFASIIGHQEVVDLLIKAGANIECKGNGGNTPIIIASINGHQEVVDLLIKAGANIECKDNDGNTPIIIASINGHQEVVDLLIQAGADIECKDNGGNTPIIIASIKGHQEVVDLLIKAGANIEHTNNEGRTPFGCVSIEGHKEVVDLLIKAGANIECIDNGGNTPIIIASTNEHQEVVDLLIKAGANIECKDNDGHTPIIIASINGHQEVVDLLIKAGANIECKDNGGNTPIIITSINGHQEVVDLLIKAGANIECKDNRGNTPIIIASTEGHKDVVDLLVKADAIIEVSNYENDTPIVCAAKWGNVEIVDVLLKAGACSRSSSCGSILNTGATFGQRRVVEYLLRLEMSLEIRDLKGNTPLQNAIIKGHLSVVQLLIRSGADTSTSHPSSESIIYSAASCGHADIVKYLGSRGAQKLLDLPNASGWSPIAKAVSGGHFRTVRQLHQLGADMNCSVNGKGLLHLAAESGCLDIYQYLIIAGLDCKRPNIHGLKAYECFPFQSKLNYQASNRLGHSCEQSLSYVMSRLNEQYATPAYRYKLSELSGALGLGSVNIIEGGVSETIMRFVREKEVVKGSELCGSSAEGTKVQLPDEMDFLRLVHSNHLSRNEMVDNLHGYKYIQIRKIKNRFLSSKVLHEIESQTLESSAKAQESKKSGEIRLRAVAGGGGASVPMTIRWPDDKPSKRIVSDHIVTTLRVDDWPDDWQDDWSDNALQNGESESEVTADVCVYQRTGCILSQADVRRGLASVPVTIKRLENISSSLLISVDIVPIFHVDDWPDDAIKKTWKMDEDTLRKSGYRLVLKPPHKDSEYGRLLPEEDRERMLRISFSHLEPATIAPLDPRIKDAYITAKCLRSPMACGVVIKDTNGVIHFVSHFLTSYLLKTVFLHNIDDFLETNRSLPEMVYIIYSQLEDYLGKGNLPFYWQPSVNLLEGLKLNIAKSHQVAKLMKAIVGRMSRLERGDENHGDDAREDGPGIEAADDEPDIGCYIVELE; from the exons ATGGATCCCctaatcatcatcgcctcgattataGGAGACAAAAATCTTGTGGCTCAATTGATTACAGccggggcgaatatagaatgtaaagacaatggcgggaatactccaatcatcatcgcctcgactaatggacaccaagaggtggtggatctattgattaaagcgggggcgaatatagaatgtaaaaacattagcgggaatactccaatcatcatcgcctcgattaaaggacaccaagaggtggtggatctattgattaaagcgggggcgaatatagaatgtaaaggtaatggcgggaatactccaatcatcttcgcctcgattaatggacaccaagaggtggtggatctattgattaaagcgggggcgaatatagaatgtaaagacaatgacgggaatactccaatcatcatcgcctcgattaatggacaccaagaggtggtggatctattgattaaagcgggggcgaatatagaatgtaaagacaatgacgggaatactccaatcatcttcgcctcgattaatggacaccaagaggtggtggatctattgattaaagcgggggcgaatatagaatgtaaaggcaatggcgggaatactccaatcatcttcgCCTCGATTataggacaccaagaggtggtggatctattgattaaagcgggggcgaatatagaatgtaaaggcaatggcgggaatactccaatcatcatcgcctcgattaatggacaccaagaggtggtggatctattgattaaagcgggggcgaatatagaatgtaaagacaatgacgggaatactccaatcatcatcgcctcgattaatggacaccaagaggtggtggatctattgattcaagcgggggcggatatagaatgtaaagacaatggcgggaatactccaatcatcatcgcctcgattaaaggacaccaagag gtggtggatctattgattaaagcgggggcgaatatagaacatACCAACAATGAGGGAAGAACTCCGTTTGGTTGTGTTTCGATTGAAGGAcacaaagaggtggtggatctattgattaaagcgggggcgaatatagaatgtatagACAATGgggggaatactccaatcatcatcgcctcgactaatgaacaccaagaggtggtggatctattgattaaagcgggggcgaatatagaatgtaaagacaatgacgggcatactccaatcatcatcgcctcgattaatggacaccaagaggtggtggatctattgattaaagcgggggcgaatatagaatgtaaagacaatggggggaatactccaatcatcatcacctcgattaatggacaccaagaggtggtggatctattgattaaagcgggggcaaatatagaatgtaaagacaatcgcgggaatactccaatcatcatcgcctcgactgaAGGACATAAGGATGTGGTGGATCTATTAGTTAAAGCGGATGCAATTATTGAAGTCAGTAACTATGAAAACGACACTCCGATAGTTTGCGCAGCTAAATGGGGTAATGTTGAAATTGTAGACGTTTTGTTGAAAGCAGGTGCTTGTTCCAGAAGTTCTAGTTGTGGATCGATATTAAATACCGGTGCAACGTTTGGTCAACGACGGGTCGTTGAATATCTTTTGAGACTCGAAATGTCATTAGAAATCCGTGACTTGAAAGGAAACACCCCACTTCAAAATGCAATCATAAAGGGTCATCTCTCAGTGGTCCAACTCCTAATAAGGAGTGGAGCAGATACATCCACATCACACCCTTCGTCGGAGAGTATTATATATTCTGCTGCTTCGTGTGGCCATGCCGATATCGTGAAATACTTGGGAAGCAGAGGTGCACAGAAGTTATTGGATTTGCCCAATGCCAGTGGGTGGTCGCCTATTGCCAAGGCAGTTTCAGGTGGTCATTTTCGGACAGTTAGACAACTTCATCAGCTTGGAGCTGACATGAACTGCAGTGTAAATGGAAAAGGACTGCTTCATCTAGCAGCTGAGTCCGGTTGCCTAgatatctatcaatatcttattaTCGCTGGGCTTGACTGCAAACGACCCAACATCCATGGATTGAAGGCTTATGAATGCTTCCCCTTTCAATCAAAACTTAATTATCAAGCAAGCAACCGATTAGGACATTCCTGCGAACAAAGTCTCTCTTACGTCATGTCGCGATTAAATGAGCAATATGCTACACCCGCGTATAGATACAAACTTTCAGAACTATCTGGTGCACTGGGACTAGGCAGCGTGAATATTATCGAGGGTGGTGTTTCAGAAACTATCATGAGGTTTGTAAGGGAGAAGGAGGTTGTTAAGGGTTCAGAGTTATGCGGAAGTTCGGCTGAGGGCACGAAGGTTCAGCTGCCTGATGAAATGGACTTCCTTAGATTGGTACATTCAAATCATCTCTCTCGAAACGAAATGGTTGACAACTTACATGGATATAAGTATAtacaaattagaaaaattaagaacaggtttTTATCAAGTAAAGTACTCCATGAGATTGAAAGCCAAACCCTAGAATCTAGCGCAAAAGCCCAAGAGTCTAAAAAAAGCGGAGAAATCCGTTTGAGGGCAGTTGCTGGAGGAGGCGGTGCCAGTGTTCCTATGACTATCAGATGGCCCGATGATAAACCTTCAAAACGCATTGTCTCAGACCATATAGTAACAACCTTACGTGTAGATGATTGGCCCGATGATTGGCAAGATGATTGGTCCGATAATGCACTACAGAACGGAGAGTCTGAAAGTGAGGTAACGGCGGACGTTTGTGTTTATCAACGGACCGGATGCATCTTATCTCAAGCTGATGTTAGAAGAGGATTGGCCAGTGTTCCTGTGACTATCAAAAGGCTTGAAAATATATCATCCAGTCTCCTTATCTCTGTGGATATAGTACCGATATTTCATGTTGATGATTGGCCAGACGATGCTATCAAGAAGACCTGGAAGATGGACGAGGACACCTTGAGGAAGAGTGGGTATAGGCTGGTCCTCAAACCGCCACACAAGGACAGTGAGTACGGACGGTTGCTACCCGAGGAAGACAGAGAAAGAATGTTGCGGATCTCCTTCTCTCATCTAGAACCTGCCACAATCGCACCTTTGGATCCAAGAATCAAAGACGCATACATCACAGCAAAGTGTCTGAGGTCACCTATGGCATGTGGCGTTGTGATTAAAGACACGAACGGCGTCATACATTTCGTCAGTCACTTCCTTACGAGCTACCTCCTGAAGACAGTCTTCCTCCATAACATAGACGACTTCCTTGAGACAAACAGGAGCCTGCCAGAGATGGTCTACATCATCTACAGCCAACTTGAGGATTACCTCGGCAAGGGCAACCTACCGTTCTACTGGCAGCCCAGCGTCAATCTGCTGGAAGGCTTGAAACTCAACATAGCCAAGTCTCATCAAGTCGCCAAGTTGATGAAGGCAATCGTTGGTAGGATGTCCCGCCTGGAGCGTGGTGATGAGAACCATGGTGACGATGCGAGGGAAGATGGGCCAGGCATTGAAGCCGCTGATGACGAGCCTGACATAGGTTGTTACATCGTCGAATTAGAATAG